Below is a genomic region from Pseudocalidococcus azoricus BACA0444.
CAATCAAAATACGGCTCAATCGCGACCGGATAGCATTGTTTCCGTTGGCCTGGATTTATTTGGAAAACGCCGAATGGCCGGAACAGTTCGCTCAATCACACGCCAGGCCATGCAACGGGAAAAACAGGAAGCCCGTCAACCCTATCTTGATCTCAAAAACTATGTGGATCAGTTCATCTTGGAGGGAGATCGGTTGAAATTAGCCGCCCAAAATTACCTCAACAGCATTAATTCCTAACTCGGTAATTTCCCATGACGAGCGATCTGATCCGCCACGTTAGCCCAGAGGAAGAGGAATTAGCCCAAAAAGAGGCCGAGCTTGCTGCATTGGAATCGGAATTAGCAGAACGGGAACTGGGCCTGGCAACTTTACAAGCAGAACTTCATGCCTTTGAACGAGAATATTTACACCTGATTGGTAGCCGTTACGCCGAGTTAGATCGGATTGAAGCCCAAATTATTAAGTACATGGCTTATATGGAAAATAATTAGGCAAAAGCGACTAGAATTTAAGTAAAACCCATGTAGATATTGGCACAGGTTAATTAGTCTAATCCAAATAAATTAAATTTCCCAGAAAGGGGGTGGTTGCATTTCAGAATAACCCCGTTCCTTGCAAAAATTAAACGCTTCAACTACGTGTGGAAATTCATTAGCAAAATCACTTTTCATTTGGCTCAGCAAATTTTGACCCAGCAGCTTAGCAAACTTACCTCTTAAGCATTTTTCATACCAAGCAATCAGGTCAGACTCTTTGACAATGCCACGAACACGTTGCCCCCAGCTAATTTGCTGAATAACAGATTGAATCACACTAGCCTCAGCATCTTTACAGACTATAACTATATGATCGCTTTCAACTTGATCAATGATTTTCTCAGCCAATTTTGGTTTTAAAGTGAGGTGTTTAACCTGAATAGCAGGGCCAAAATTAGCCCATATATCAAGCCCTCTATCTGCTGCATTTGTAACGCCAACTCGATAAATATGAGCTTGAGTAATTGATGTAGTATTTACAGCACTTACACCTAACAAAACCTGAGCCAAGTCATTAAACTCTTCCAACAATTTAATATTTTTATCTGGTATTTTAACTGATACTTCAACTTCTAAGCTACATACAATTGTTTCAAACAAACTATAAGTAATAATCTCGTAAACTTTATCAATGCTTCTTCTTAATCCTGTACTATCAGTAATTAAAGCAAGTAAATTTTCTAACCTTAATAGTTCATAATTATCAATATCTAGTTTGCGTATGACAGATGCCACCAATTCTTGACGTTCTATAAACCGGTAGTAGATATAACGTTCAATAACTCCACCTAATCTTTTGTTTTCGGTATCTAAGACTTTAAGGTGACTTGCTGGCATTGCATTTTGATCCCAAAGATTATCTTAGAATTTGGCAGTCGAAGTACAAACTTTTCCTAATAATCGCCGAGTGACAATATCCCTCCATTGCTTTGATGTGTTTCGATATGTTTCAACTTGACTGACATCAATATCTTGATTGATCCGTGAATTGTATAAAACCTCTGCAACTTGAATAGGCTTATACAAATCAGTTCGAGCAATATTAATAATATTATCTAGCTTTCCTTTAGCTTCATCTATATTAATCATCTAAGTTATTCTCGAATTAATTTGTTCTATAAAATATTATAAATCTAGAGAAAGGCTAGTTGTTTGACATCATAGTTTAAAGATGAAGATATGTTTGGATTTCTCAGAGTAAGTAAGACTGCTTTGATTACGGAAAGAGCACATGGAACAACTATAGAATTGCCCGCCAGCTTACGCATAATACTATAACCATAAATAATCTTAAATGAATCAGGAAAACCCAACAGTCTCAACATTTCCCGCTCAGTAAGTCGGCGTTCACCATTGACAAGCAAGTAGTTGTAAGACGCTCCGGCTCTCATCGCACATGAGTAAGGGTATGCGCTAAGATGTCCAGACTTATTTTCATGCCAAATAGTTGGAGGTTCTGGAAGTTTACCTTCAAATCTCTCTAAGCGACTTTGACGAATTTTAGGAGAGGCATAATAGAAATCGGACACTTTTATTTCGAGTAAATCTGCCAAGGACTGCATTGGGATCTTTCCAGTCGGCCACTCAAAGTGATAAGGCTCTCTAAAACCAACTATGAAAATTCGCTCTCTTTTGTGTGGAATACCAAAATCTAATCCATTAAGAACTTTATAATCTACAAAATATCCAATTTCATTTAATATTTCTAAAATACGCTTAAATGTTTTTCCTTGATTATGACCAACTAATTGCTTAACATTTTCTAAAACAAAAGAAGCCGGACGCTTTTCTCTTAAAACTCTAACAATCTCAAAAAATAAGGTTCCACGAGAGTCCTCAAATCCCTTCAGGTCTCCACAAATAGAAAATGGCTGACATGGAAATCCTGCAAATAATAGATCATGATCAGGTATATCTTTTGATTCTATCTTCGTAATATCGCCGTGAGGATAGTCTTGAAAATTCTCAAAATATGCTTGTTGTGCATGACTATCTATATCGCATGAAAAAACCCATTTAAGATCAATACCTAAGTCTTTAGATGCTTGATTTGCTGCAATCCGAAAGCCGCCAATTCCACAAAATAAGTCAATACATTTAAACATTTGAGAATTATATGATGAACATTTGAGGATTGTACAAACCTTACTTTATCGAAAGTATAACATTGATAAGCTCAATTAGCCATAAGACTGGGACACAAGTTAAAACAGGCACAAATCGCCGGCCGTTAAGCATGATTCTCTCGTTTTGCCACTACTAATAGATCTGCAAGGGTTTGGGCTGCATCATAAGCTTCGTAGGGCGACCAGACAACCGCTTCAGTAGCTTCTAGTTGCTTGAGCATTTCGATTTCTGTTTTCCGAGTCTCAGAACTATGCAAGTCAAAGCCTTCATCTTTGGCCACTGCCATTAACAGGAAATGAATTAGGCGCAATTTATCTTGATGGGATAGTTGATTAACAACAGGGAATAATTCGGTGAGAGGCATAATTTTTATAGAAAAGATTGATTGACTAGGGTTGCAGCTATGCTAACTCAAAATGTCTGTTAATTCTTCAGTCACAACTCAGGTCGGCGGCCCCTCAACCAAACACAGGTAAAATGAGCTTGCACATCCATTCACATTGAGGAGACAGCAGCGTGGAACGGACATTCCTGGCCATTAAACCGGATGGGGTACAACGGGGCCTGGTGGGTGAAATTATTCAACGTTTAGAACAAAAAGGATTTACTCTCGTAGGTCTGAAACTACTCCAAGTGAGCAAAGAACTGGCCTCAACTCACTACGGCGAACATCAAGCCAAGCCCTTTTTTCCAGGCCTGGTAGAGTTTATTACCTCAGGGCCGGTAGTAGCGATGGTTTGGGAAGGTAAAGGGGTCATTGCCACAGCCCGGAAAATGATTGGGGCGACCAATCCCTTAAACTCTGAACCAGGCACAATTCGGGGTGACTTTGGGATTGATGTGGGTCGCAATGTCATCCATGGTTCCGATGCTCCCGAAACAGCCGTCAAGGAAATTAGCCTTTGGTTTGGGCCGGAAGAACTGGTGGCCTGGTCGTCTAGTTTAACTCCGTGGATTTATGAATAGTTCCAGCGGATACGGGTTCTTGGGAGTCCTCTGCCAGTGGCTCGACCGTTCCTAAATTCAAAGATAAATCCGGGCCTGGGGTGATTGTTTCTGGTGGATGCCGCTGAGAAAAGCCCCAGGCAAAACATAGCCCAATCATCGAAAGCATTAACCAGTCAGGTAAAACAAATTGGGAGTCAAAGACCCGCAGTAGCAGCCGCAACCCCACCAGCGTCACCGTCAAATAGCCTGCATCTTGGAGGTGGGTAAATTCCTTCAGTAGCCGGATAAATAACTCGGCCATAAACCGCAGGACAATAATGCCAATCACGCCCCCAGTTAAGACAATCCAGCGTTCTTCCGATAAAGCAATGGCTGTGGTGACACTATCTAGTGAAAAAGCTAAATCTGTAATTGCCAGAAGGGGAATCGCTTGCCAGATGGAGTTAATGTCCAGGCCATGGTGATGATGTTGCTCATCTTCCGGTGAGGAAAAGTACTTAAAGGATAACCACAGTAGATAGGCGGCCCCAGCCAGTTCAAATTGCCAGAATTTAATCACCCAAGTCGCAGTCAAAATCAAGGTAATCCGCAGGACAAAGGCGGCCACCAGGCCAAAATTCAAAGCCCGCTGTTGATACTTCAAATCTGGGATCCCTTGGACAAGGGCCGCCAGGGCAATGGCATTATCAGCAGACAGAACCGCCTCTAAGGCAACAAGGACTAACAGTAGAGAGACAGTTTCTAAGCCAAAGTTGGGGAAAGATTCCAGCAGTTGATCTAACATTGGGACTCGGTCGAGGTCTCCGTAAGAAATAATGTCATCGAAATAATGACTAGAGCTACTTCCACCATACAGTGAATTTCCGGGAAGAGATTTGTGCCGCTGAGTGAGCAATCGGGGCTGGGCTTAATTTTGGCAATCCAGATTCCTGAAAAAGCCCAAGAAATTTACACCAATATCGCCTTGCTAATTCAGGGTTAAAGAGGAGCTTGTTAAACAGCCCCTTACTGGTCGGATGTCCCAGATTGAGAACTCACAGAGGGGTTAAGTCGGGGAATATTAATGACCTGAGATGACAGTGTGTAACAATCTGTAACTGGAGTTGCCATCGGCCTGAGGATTATGAACTAATAGGAACAGCGGATTGGCCTGGCTTCTGGTCAATGGCGTTTTCATGATCTGACATTTTGGCTGTTTTAAGGAGAAATAAAATCATGACTCTCACCGATACTCAAGTTTATATAGCCCTAGCAATTGCCTTAATTCCCGCTGTCTTGGCTTTCCGTCTTTCGACTGAACTCTACAAATAGAGAGCTAGGTGAAATCGGCCAGGCCCCCCTTGTTTGGAGATATTCCCCCGATGACTGCCACCGCGCCTCAGCCCTCTCCCCCTGTTCGCCCCAAGCGTAATCTGTCCTTGGCGGCCAAACACAGACAAATTGGGCGGGAAATTATCGTCAAAGTTTTGATTAACTTGGGGATTGTGACCGCCGGCCTGGTCGCTCTCACACAACTTCTCCCTTACTACCTAGCTCAACGGGAAAAGCTCACGAACTTAGAAGCGGCCCAAAAAGAAGCCCAGGCCCGGGTCAATCAACTCAAAGTCCACTATCAGCAGGACAATCAACCTCAGGCCATAGAACGAATTGCCCAAGAAGACGCTAATCTCATTCGTCCCAATCAACGGCGCATTGTCTGGGTTAAACCTGGAGTCGCCGCCCACTCAGACCCAGCCCCACTCAACAGTCCCGTCCCCCAACCCAGTGATTCTCCCAGTCCCCCGGCAATTCCCTAATTCTGGAAGTGGGCAGGGTAGCTTTATTCATGCTTGGATCATGATCGTTTTTTATTTGATGATTACTAAACTGTGACTTCACCCCTCCTTGACACTGCCCTCAGTTCCGACAGCTACCTTGCCCTTGGCCTGGCGACTTGCTTCATTAAACGTGATGGGAAATTAACGCCTGTGCAAGTATTAGAGCCGATTCCCTCTGCGGCCCTTGAAGCCATCATCAAAGGCATCCCCACCTCCTACAGTAAAATTCTCGGGGTCAGCCTTGGCCAGATGACAACGGATCCCCTCCAAGTTCCGCCTGACTTTGCCCCGGAGGCTCAACTCTGTGATGAATTTTCGGATCGAGTGTTGGCGGCGGCCCGAACCTATGGGGCGAAACCTGTAGCAGCTAACCATGTTCCCCTCGGGACTATTTGTACCGACCTCAATTTTTCCGTAGAACGCAAGCGAGTCTTAAACTCCGAGCGATTGGTCACGGCTGAGGATAATGTCAAGCAGCACGCCTATACTCATCAAATTCTCTAAGGATGCGTGAGTCTGGCCCAGGCCGGGGATGTTAAGAACCATTAGAACCAGGCCCGCAGTTGGTTAAAATAAATAGCGTATCAAGCGGTGTAAATAATATGAGTGTGATTAGCCAAGTTGTTTTACAAGCAGACGATGAATTACGCTACCCGACCGCCGGGGAATTAAAAACCCTGAGTGAATTCTTTCAAACTGGAGAGCAGCGAGTCCGCATCGCCTCGACCTTATCTGAAAATGAAAAACGGATTGTCGAAAAAGCAAGTAAGCAACTCTGGCAAAAGCGGCCGGACTTTATCTCCCCGGGTGGTAATGCCTATGGCCAGAAACAACGGGGCCTATGCCTGCGGGACTACGGCTGGTATATGCGCTTGATTACCTATGGAGTCTTGTCTGGGGATAAGGATCCGATTGAGAAAATTGGCCTAATTGGAGTCCGGGAAATGTATAACTCCTTAGGTGTGCCAATGCCAGGCATGGTGGAAGCAATTCGCTGCTTAAAAGAAGCCTCCCTAGACCTCCTCAGTGAAGAGGATGCTGCGGCCACCGCTCCCTACTTTGATTTTCTGATTCAAGGGATGTCCTAAGCCCAAGGGGTTTGATTGCGCTGTGGCGGTTAATTGATCGCACCCCAAAGTCCTCAAAAATTAGGTTTGATTCGTTTAGGTAGGCTCTTGCGGGTTTACCTTATTTTTTTGAGCGAACACTAACCCCTAGGGACAGTTCCCATTAGCGCAATGGCACATACCCCGCCTTGGCAATGGCTGCTTGTCCCTGATCCGTCAGTAAAAGATTGGCATAGGCTTCCCCGGCCTGCTGATCGGTTTGACCATTTTGCTTGACGATGACAAACAATCGCCGGGTAATGGGGTATTCACCACTTTGAAATGCAGCCTGGTTGAGTTGGTTGCGCTGGCCTGGGCATTGATTAGCAGGCACGAAGGGGGGTTGATAGGGGGGAATCCAGGCCCCGGATTTACTTTTCAACGGCAAGTAATTGACGGTGCATTGCCCCACAATTTCTGGTGCCGAGGCGTAGTAAATGCCCCCTGGGTTACTGGCCACCTTGCGAATTCCATCGGTGGTATCCCGGGCCATTTGGACGTTAGCCCCGAGGTTCTGCTTGCCCAAGACCTCATCAATGAAGTATTCCACCGTTCCCCCATCTTCTCGGCGGCGCGAGTAGGGTGTAATGCCTAAGTTGGGGCCGCCCACTTGACTCCAGTTGGTAATTTTGCCCGTGTAAATATCCACCAGTTGCGATACGGCCAGGCCGGGGATTTGTAAACTTGGATGCACCGCAAAGGCAATTCCATCAATAGCGACCGGAATGGCGACCAACCGAAACCCGCGACTCTGGGCCTCTTGAAGTTCCTTGTCATTGAGGGGGCGTGAGGACTGGGCAAAGGCTAACTGACCACTTAATAACATCCGAATCCCACTCCCAGATCCTGGTGTCCCAGTGGTTGGATCCGTATAACGCAAGCGAAACTCCGGCCAGGCCCCGGCAATTAAAGACTCCGTTTCCAAGCGAATGGGGGCCCAGGTGGTACTGCCGCCGTAGTTGAATAATCCCGAGGGGACAGCTTTGACTTGGCTAAAGGTTGCCACCCTGGGAGTTGAAGAACCACTGCCACCCGTAAGACTTGTATCCCCTGGAACGGGTAAGGGAATCATCTGGTCAACATTCCCGCCTTGGGAGCGAAAGAACCACCAGGCCCCGCCCCCCAATAAGCCCACCGTCACCACCAAGGAAGCCAGTAAAGGGGCAATATTATTATTCTGAGACATGGTTTACCGTTTTTCTGCTAGGGCGAGTAACTGATTGGTTGGGGCGAGCATTCATTTCTCTAGGATTATAGGAGCTAATGTTCAGATATCCCTGCGAACAAAACACCCGGCCACCGCTGGAGCGAAAAGACTAAGATAGTCCTAAGTTGGGGCCCGTTGTATCAATTGAGTCACTGGTCATTTCCCTAACCAAAGCCTAGGGGATGCAGCACCAAAACCGATGGGCAATGTGATCAACCCCTCAGCATCCTACACCCCAGGCCTGGGCGATCTGAGGCAAGAGGGCAAAAGATTTAGCTTACAACTCAGCAATAGGGAAAAACATGGCCGGGGCAATCGGACAACAGCGGAAATGGCGGATTTTAACTGGGGTGAGTTTAGGCATTTTAATGTTCACCATTGACTTAAGCGTGGTCAATATTGCTTTACCGACTTTGATGCGCGAATTTCAAACCAGCTTTACCGCTGTCCAGTGGGTTGTCCTCAGTTATCTCCTTGTCATTACCAGTTTGCAGTTAGGGGCCTCGCGCCTTGGCGATCTTTGGGGTAAGAAATATCTCTTTATCGGTGGCCTGGCAATCTTTACAATCAGTTCGGCCCTCTGTGGCATTGCCGGAACGGTTTGGGAACTCGTGGGCTTTCGAGCTTTAGAAGGCTTAGGTGCGGTTTTCATTGCTGGGTTAGCGGCGGCCATTGTCACTGAATCCTTTACACCCCAGGAGCGGGGCAAAGCCCTCGGAATTGTTTCTGGGCTGATGTCTGTCGGGGTTGCCTTGGGCCCAACCTTAGGGGGAGTCCTGATTGCTTGGGGCAGTTGGCGGGCGATCTTCTGGATTAATATCCCCATTGGCTTAATTGCGATGGCCATTATTCTCAAGTACCTCCCCCTCCAGGCCCGGCCTCGTCAAGCTGAAACCTTTGATTACCTTGGTGCTGGAGTGATTGCCCTCAGTTTAGGGTGCTTTGCCTTGGGGATGACCACCGGCCAGGCCCGCGGGTTTACCAACATTCTTGCCCTGAGTTCCTTAACTCTAGCCGCCGCAGGGATCGGTCTCTTCCTATGGATTCAGACTCGGGTCAAATATCCCACCCTCAACCTCCAGCTATTTCGTAACTGGGAACTGAGCCGGAGTGTGCTTCTCAACTGCATTGTTAACCTGGTGATTGCCGGGGGAGTCTTTGTCCTGCCGTTTTTCTTTGAAATTGTTAAACAGTTTCCAACCCAACAGGTGGGGATGCTTCTAGCTGTATGTCCCATCAGTAACGCCATCATTTCCCCGATGGCCGGGCAACTGTCGGATCGCTGGGGAACCAAACGGATTCGGATCATTGGCCTGGGCCTGGTGATCGGGGTATGTTTTCTCATCAGTCAATTTAACAGCAACTCGCCGATTAGCCAGTTTATTTTGACCTTTATCCCCTATGGGATTGGTTTAGGGTTATTTCAAGCTGCCAGTGCCACGGCAATTATGAGTAGTGTTCCTCCAACTGCGACGGGAATTGGTTCTGGCTTGATTGCCTTAGTGGGAACTTTAGGACAACTGATCGGTGTGCCCCTGATGGGGAGTTTATTTATTCTTTGGGGCGGCTTACCCCCCGGTTCAGCCATTAAATCAGCCCCACCCTTAGCCCTTACCCATGGCCTGGCAGGTTGCTTTCTTGTGGCTGCGGGGCTAACTATCTTTGGCCTGGGCATCTTGTTAATCCAATCCCGACAACCCCCTAAGGTGGAAAAGCTGCAACAACCAAGCCCATTTTGACAACTCACCCTTGGGTTACCCAGACTACTCTATGGCACTACTCATTTAGGGCTCTTATTGGGACAAGTCAGAAAATGCTCTATGGGCAGTCCTGTTAAGATTTCTACGCTCTCAGAACAGTCTGCGTAACGCTATACCCCGGAATCGCCTGGCCAGTCAGACGCGTTTTCCCCTGCCCTTAGCTATCTCCAACCGATAAACCCAAGCGGTCAAAATCTTGGGACTAGCCCTTTTAGGTTGTGGCACTTTTGAAGAGATGAAAACTTGAGGGCGGTGGTGAGGGTTTAGGACTGGGCGGGGCTGATTGACTTAAAGCCCAAATTAACAAACTCCCCAAAGCAACTCCGGCTGCAATCCCTCCAACTCCCACTAGCCAGTATTTGGACAGCGATGGAGAACTCACATCTGGGCTAGGCTCTACTGGGATGGCTACTGGGGGCGGCGGTAGAGAGGTATCTTTACGGACAACCGTTGGATCAACTTCAAAGGGTTCACCG
It encodes:
- a CDS encoding DNA cytosine methyltransferase, which produces MFKCIDLFCGIGGFRIAANQASKDLGIDLKWVFSCDIDSHAQQAYFENFQDYPHGDITKIESKDIPDHDLLFAGFPCQPFSICGDLKGFEDSRGTLFFEIVRVLREKRPASFVLENVKQLVGHNQGKTFKRILEILNEIGYFVDYKVLNGLDFGIPHKRERIFIVGFREPYHFEWPTGKIPMQSLADLLEIKVSDFYYASPKIRQSRLERFEGKLPEPPTIWHENKSGHLSAYPYSCAMRAGASYNYLLVNGERRLTEREMLRLLGFPDSFKIIYGYSIMRKLAGNSIVVPCALSVIKAVLLTLRNPNISSSLNYDVKQLAFL
- the ndk gene encoding nucleoside-diphosphate kinase; protein product: MERTFLAIKPDGVQRGLVGEIIQRLEQKGFTLVGLKLLQVSKELASTHYGEHQAKPFFPGLVEFITSGPVVAMVWEGKGVIATARKMIGATNPLNSEPGTIRGDFGIDVGRNVIHGSDAPETAVKEISLWFGPEELVAWSSSLTPWIYE
- a CDS encoding TerC family protein — its product is MLDQLLESFPNFGLETVSLLLVLVALEAVLSADNAIALAALVQGIPDLKYQQRALNFGLVAAFVLRITLILTATWVIKFWQFELAGAAYLLWLSFKYFSSPEDEQHHHHGLDINSIWQAIPLLAITDLAFSLDSVTTAIALSEERWIVLTGGVIGIIVLRFMAELFIRLLKEFTHLQDAGYLTVTLVGLRLLLRVFDSQFVLPDWLMLSMIGLCFAWGFSQRHPPETITPGPDLSLNLGTVEPLAEDSQEPVSAGTIHKSTELN
- the psaM gene encoding photosystem I reaction center subunit XII, producing the protein MTLTDTQVYIALAIALIPAVLAFRLSTELYK
- a CDS encoding slr1601 family putative cell division protein, producing the protein MKSARPPLFGDIPPMTATAPQPSPPVRPKRNLSLAAKHRQIGREIIVKVLINLGIVTAGLVALTQLLPYYLAQREKLTNLEAAQKEAQARVNQLKVHYQQDNQPQAIERIAQEDANLIRPNQRRIVWVKPGVAAHSDPAPLNSPVPQPSDSPSPPAIP
- the apcD gene encoding allophycocyanin subunit alpha-B — protein: MSVISQVVLQADDELRYPTAGELKTLSEFFQTGEQRVRIASTLSENEKRIVEKASKQLWQKRPDFISPGGNAYGQKQRGLCLRDYGWYMRLITYGVLSGDKDPIEKIGLIGVREMYNSLGVPMPGMVEAIRCLKEASLDLLSEEDAAATAPYFDFLIQGMS
- a CDS encoding PstS family phosphate ABC transporter substrate-binding protein, whose protein sequence is MSQNNNIAPLLASLVVTVGLLGGGAWWFFRSQGGNVDQMIPLPVPGDTSLTGGSGSSTPRVATFSQVKAVPSGLFNYGGSTTWAPIRLETESLIAGAWPEFRLRYTDPTTGTPGSGSGIRMLLSGQLAFAQSSRPLNDKELQEAQSRGFRLVAIPVAIDGIAFAVHPSLQIPGLAVSQLVDIYTGKITNWSQVGGPNLGITPYSRRREDGGTVEYFIDEVLGKQNLGANVQMARDTTDGIRKVASNPGGIYYASAPEIVGQCTVNYLPLKSKSGAWIPPYQPPFVPANQCPGQRNQLNQAAFQSGEYPITRRLFVIVKQNGQTDQQAGEAYANLLLTDQGQAAIAKAGYVPLR
- a CDS encoding MFS transporter encodes the protein MAGAIGQQRKWRILTGVSLGILMFTIDLSVVNIALPTLMREFQTSFTAVQWVVLSYLLVITSLQLGASRLGDLWGKKYLFIGGLAIFTISSALCGIAGTVWELVGFRALEGLGAVFIAGLAAAIVTESFTPQERGKALGIVSGLMSVGVALGPTLGGVLIAWGSWRAIFWINIPIGLIAMAIILKYLPLQARPRQAETFDYLGAGVIALSLGCFALGMTTGQARGFTNILALSSLTLAAAGIGLFLWIQTRVKYPTLNLQLFRNWELSRSVLLNCIVNLVIAGGVFVLPFFFEIVKQFPTQQVGMLLAVCPISNAIISPMAGQLSDRWGTKRIRIIGLGLVIGVCFLISQFNSNSPISQFILTFIPYGIGLGLFQAASATAIMSSVPPTATGIGSGLIALVGTLGQLIGVPLMGSLFILWGGLPPGSAIKSAPPLALTHGLAGCFLVAAGLTIFGLGILLIQSRQPPKVEKLQQPSPF